From the Candidatus Peribacteria bacterium genome, one window contains:
- a CDS encoding NTP transferase domain-containing protein, which yields MQISQAILPVAGLGTRFLPWTKVVPKELLPIGNQPVIALLVDECLSVGIRDICFIISHGKEQIPQYFYSNPSLEAELKARGKLDALTELQKYDEVNFHVVYQEQQLGDGHAILQAADWVKSDTVAILFGDDLIAGTENGLQQLTKAFDAAPHTREVAMLCLENVARERVSKYGIVDVDMSQSEGRLNKVRALVEKPQPDDAPSTLGIVGKYLIPRSIFDVLPTVGASHGGEIRLIDALIAKLTEMDVYGYEVEGKRIDTGTPEGYREAVMLLGGN from the coding sequence ATGCAGATTTCTCAAGCCATTCTACCGGTTGCGGGCCTTGGAACGCGTTTCCTGCCCTGGACAAAAGTCGTCCCCAAAGAACTCCTCCCAATCGGCAATCAGCCCGTGATTGCGCTGCTTGTGGACGAATGTCTGAGTGTGGGTATCCGCGATATCTGCTTTATCATCAGTCACGGAAAAGAGCAGATTCCGCAGTATTTTTACTCAAACCCGTCCCTCGAAGCGGAACTGAAAGCACGGGGCAAGCTGGATGCCCTCACAGAACTCCAGAAATACGACGAGGTGAATTTTCATGTGGTCTACCAGGAACAGCAGCTCGGCGACGGCCACGCGATTTTGCAGGCTGCAGATTGGGTAAAGAGCGACACGGTCGCAATTCTGTTTGGCGATGATCTGATTGCCGGCACAGAGAACGGACTGCAGCAACTGACGAAGGCATTCGATGCCGCTCCTCATACGCGCGAGGTGGCGATGCTGTGTCTGGAGAATGTCGCGCGCGAACGCGTGAGCAAGTACGGCATTGTGGATGTCGATATGTCCCAGTCAGAGGGGCGACTGAATAAAGTGAGGGCTCTTGTCGAAAAGCCACAACCGGATGATGCACCATCCACACTCGGTATTGTCGGAAAGTATCTGATCCCGCGTTCGATTTTCGATGTACTGCCCACCGTCGGCGCATCGCACGGAGGAGAAATCAGACTGATTGATGCACTGATCGCAAAGCTCACGGAGATGGATGTGTACGGCTATGAAGTGGAAGGGAAGCGGATTGATACGGGGACGCCGGAGGGGTATAGGGAGGCCGTGATGCTTTTGGGAGGGAATTAA